One uncultured Desulfuromusa sp. genomic window, CGAGACTACTCCCAAAGGCGACGGCACCCAAAGCTGCAATAAACGGCGCAATTGAGATCCCGAATTTTGCAATGGCGATAATGATCACGAACATCATCACCAGGATTTTCGTAGAACTGGCAAAAAATCGGGAAAGGGTAACATCGATATTGCGCTTATCGCACAGCCGCAACACTAGACGAGACAACCAGCCCGATAGTTTCAGGCCGATCAGCAGAATAATCAGTGCACCGACAATCTGGAAGCTATAGTTGATGACAAACTCAGTCACAACATCGATAATTTTCTGGATGGTTTTCATTTCCTGGCCAAACAAAGCACTATCTTCGGGATTCATTTTGACCTCCATACGACATCACAGAATATTTTCTTAACGGTGCATTTTTCCAGAGCTGCTTTTATTTCTTCAACACAGCTATAAGGGACCCGAATACCACGCACCCCCCTGCCAACCTCAATCATTGACCCACTATCTCCATGAAAATCAGAACCACCGGTCACAATCAAATCATGCCCACGGGCAAGTTTGATCAGCCAATCGGTATCCTCCAGCCCGGAGCCATTATTATAAACCTCTATTCCATCCAGCCCCAACCCGACCAATTCACCAACCAGCGCCTCCAGTTTACGTCGATCCCGAGTGACATAGGGGGGATGAGCCAGGACAACAATTCCACCACTGCCGTGAATCAGCTTGATGGCATCATCGGCGGGGAAATAGCGCTTTGGGACATTACAGGGGACAAGATAGCGTTCAAAAGCCTGATCATTACTACTGACATATCCGGCCTGACGTAATGCCAATGCAATATGTGGACGTCCAATCGTTCCGCCGGCTAATTTTCGAACCGCGTCAGGGTCAAGGGGTTGTCGCTGTTCATCTATTAATTTAAGGTTCACACGTTCAACAATTTGCCGATTCCGAATCGCCCGAAACTCCTGAAATTCGCTCAGAGCCCGGATCAGATAGGGATCCTGAAAGTCAAAACCATAACCCAGCAGATGCATATCGGTATATTCAAGCCATTGACTTGATAATTCGACTGCTGCAATCACCTCAACCCCGACCTCATTGCCGGCCCGGATAGCAGCATCGACACCATCAATATTGTCATGATCTGCAAGAGCAATCGCAAGCAAGCCCGCCTTTGCAGCCAGGGCAACGACTTCTTCAGGGGAATAATAGCCATCCGAGCAGGTTGAGTGGAGATGTAAATCAACATATCTAGTTTCCATCCTGCTATTATTGTTTTTTCCGGAGCGTGAATCCACCCTTTTTTATAACAAATCCATTTAAGATCTATTTTCCGTTATTATCATGGGGTCATCACAGACACCTGAAAGGGACAAACAATATGGGTTGCCCCCTTGACCATTTCTTTGCAAACCTGTACACATGAAAAAGCTGTTTATCGGCTCAGATTTTAGACATATGTCATTGTATGACTTTCAACGAGCAGCGTATATGACCACACCTCCACGTCTTGACGTTCAAAACCTGCAGAGCTTTTTCTTTACTCAGTCAGGCATTATCAAAGCTGTCAACGATATCTCCTTCAGCATCGCTAAAGGAGAAACACTGGCATTGGTTGGAGAATCCGGATGCGGCAAGTCGATGACGGCTTTATCGCTGTTGCGTTTACTGCCGGATCCGGGAAAGATTGTCCGTGGTGCGGTTTTTCTCGATGATCGTGATTTGTTACGCCTTCCTGATATTGAGATGAGGCGGATCCGTGGCAATGACATCGCAATGATTTTTCAGGAACCCATGACGTCCCTGAATCCTGTTTTGAGAATTGGGGAACAAATCGCCGAAGTTCTTCGTCTTCACCAGGGAGTGACCCAGCAGTTTGCTCTCGAACAAGCTGCAGAACTTTTAACCCAGGTCGGCATCTCTGACCCGGTGCGACGCCTGCGTGATTATCCCCATCAACTTTCCGGTGGACAAAGGCAGCGGGTCATGATCGCCATAGCTTTAGCCTGCGACCCGAAATTGCTGATTGCGGATGAACCCACAACCGCTCTGGATGTGACCATTCAGGCTCAAATCATGGATCTATTGCTCGAATTAAAACAACAACGGCAAATGACCATGCTTCTGATCAGTCACGATCTGGGAATTGTAGCCGGGAATGCCGATAAAATCGCGGTCATGTACGCAGGGCAGATCGTCGAGTCCGGCAGTGTCGAAAAAGTGTTCCAGAACCCCTTGCATCCCTACACTCAAGGGCTTTTAGAATGCATACCGCGCCTCGGTCAGCGGCATAACCTGCCGACGATACCAGGACATATTCCCGACTTGAAAGAACAGCTCTCAGGATGTCTGTTTCTGGATCGTTGCCCCGGTCCTTGTGCGCCCTGTGGAAAGCAATTACCTCAAATAAAAGAGATTGAACCGGACCATGCGGTTCGATGCTGGAGATATTGACAGTGTCGTTACTTGAAGTAAAAAACCTGCGAAAAAGTTTTCGTATCAGGGATTCTCTTGGTCGGACATCAGGACAACTGGTTGCCGTCAATGATATCTCCTTTAGTGTAAAACAAGGAGAAACACTGGGTCTGGTTGGGGAATCCGGCTGTGGTAAATCAACCGCGGGAAAATTGATATTACAACTGCTTCAACCGGACTCAGGAGAAGTGCTTTTTTCCGGGGAAGAATTGACCGGACTCTCTGCAAAGCAGATGCGCCCGTATCGCCGCCACCTGCAGATGATTTTTCAAGATCCGTTTTCATCACTGAACCCACGGATGACTGTCGGTGCGATCTTAAGAGAGCCGTTACTGATTCATCGTCTGGCTCCTCCCCGACAGTTACGTGACCGGGTTATCGAACTGTTGGAAAAAGTTGGCCTTTCTGCAGAACATGAACAACGCTATCCCCACGAATTTTCCGGGGGGCAACGACAGAGGGTCGGCATTGCCCGGGCACTCGCTGTTGAACCTCAATTGATCATTGCCGACGAACCCGTTTCCGCCCTTGACCTGTCAGTGCAAGCACAAATATTGAATTTGCTGCAAAAATTTCAGAAGGAGCAGGGTCTCAGTTATATATTTATTGCTCACGATCTTGCGGTCATCGAACATGTCAGTGATCGTATTGCGGTCATGTATCTGGGAAAAATTGTCGAATTAACCAATGCTGAAGAATTATACAAAAATCCACGCCATCCTTACACCGAAGCATTATTGAACGCAGTCCCGACGCCCGACCCCGGCCATCCCCGGCCTGCGGCATTAAGTGGTGAAATCCCCTCCCCTGTCAATCCCCCCGGAGGGTGTTACTTTCACCCCCGTTGTCCCTATGCAGACACAATTTGTCGACAACAGGAGCCCCGGTTAATGGAAATCGGCAGTGACCACTTAGTCGCCTGCCACCATGCCAATCAGGTCGGACGCTATCGGTTCAAAAGGTAACTGCCTATAAATTCATTCGCAAAAAAAGTGAGATTAAGCTAAGATAGGATGATCGATTTTGATCCTCTCTGCTGTGATCTAATAACATGACACCAATAAAAAGAACCAAATCTGACCATAGTCTTGGGCTGAGCACTCTACAGGACATCAGTACCCTTATTCTTCAATCCCATGACCTCAACGAAACCATCCGTAACATTGTTGACCTGGTTGCCTTGCGCGCCCATTCTGACGTTTGCTCTCTATATTTACTTGAAAATGATCAGGAAACACTGACACTGAAAGCAACTAAAGGGCTGGAGCAATCCGCTATTGGGACCATCAGCATGAAAATTGGTGAAGGTCTGACGGGAAAAGTGGCCGCAGAAAAAAGAATTCTGGCTTTTGAAGAGCCACAAAAACACCCTGATTACCAGTATTTTGCAGAATCGGGAGAAGAGCAGTTTCATACTTTTGTCGGCATCCCCCTGTTTGATCACAATCATTCCATCGGTGTGTTGGTTATCCAGACCCTCGAGCCTCATACCTTTTCGGAAGAGGAGTTGGCAACACTATCAACCATTGCGTTTCAGGTCGCATCCATCGTTGTCAATGCCCGTCTTCTGGACGCTATAGATCGCTACGGGCAACAAGAAACGACCGCTCCAGCGACCGTCGCTGAAGTCGCCGGGGCAGAACTCCAACAACCCAACACCTTTCGGGGCCATGCTGCATATCCAGGGGTTGTGACCGGACCGGCGAACATCATCGATCAGCAATTTGGATTCTCTGATATCTTTGACGAATGCAATATTGATCCACCTGCTGAGTTAAAGCGACTGGATGAAGCTTTACGTAAAACCCGCATCCAGACACTTTACCTTGAAAAACGGGTTGCGGAACAATTGACCCAGGAAGATGCAGCAATTTTTCACACTCACCTGATGATCCTTGAGGATCGTGGTTTTATTGATCGGCTCCATGAACTGATCGAAGAACAACACAGCGCCCCCTATGCTTTAAAAAAGGTCATCAGCGGCTATCTGGAAGCCTTTGGAAAGATGGAAGATCCTTATCTGCGTGAGCGTGCTGCCGACATGGAAGATATCGGTCGCCGTCTGCTTGCTAATCTGGTTGGCAAGAATACCGAGGGTTTGCAATTGCACCATAGCGGAATCCTGGTCGCCAAAAGATTATTACCGTCAGATATGGCTATCCTGGATCACAGTATGATTCTGGGAATGGTGATTGAATCGAATGAAGCCAACTCACACTCTGTCATCATGGCCAAAGCTCTGGGCATACCGGCGATCATTGGAGTCAAAGGTGCGGTTTCAAAGATCAAACCGGATGACAACCTGATTCTGGATGCCAATTCCGGCTGTATCTACCAAAACCCTGAGCAGACCATCATTGATGAATATGCCCGACTCGGACAGGAGGGGCTGAAGGAAAAAAAACGTCTTAGTGAATTGCGCAACATTCCCCCTGTCACCAGAAACGGACAACGTATTTATTTGCGCGCCAATATCGGTCTGGTCAGTGATGTCAGTGTCGCAAAAAAACACGGAGCAGAGGGAGTCGGTCTCTACAGAACTGAATTTCCCTATATGGCTCGCAGCAGTTTTCCAGATCGACAGGACCAATATCTGCTGTATAAAAAAGTCGTTGAAGATTTTGCGGGAACCCCTGTGACGATACGAACTCTGGATATTGGTGGAGATAAAGCGCTCCCCTATTTTACTCAGCCGGATGAAGACAATCCGTTTATGGGATGGCGCTCAGTCCGGGTCAGCTTGGACAATCGTGAGATTTTCCAGACCCAGATAGAAGCCATTCTCATGGCGGCATACCACGGGCCAATCCGACTTTTATTCCCGATGATTTCCAACATGGATGAAATCCGCACCTGTAAAGTCATTGTTAACGAAGCAATGGAAAATTTACGCAAAGAAAAGATTCCTTTTGCTGAAGATATTCCTCTGGGTGCAATGATTGAAGTGCCTGCAGCAGTCCGCCTGGCTCCGCATCTGGCGAAAGAAGTTGATTTTTTTGCTTTGGGAACGAATGATTTGATTCAGTACCTGCTTGCTGCTGACCGGTCAAACCCTCGGGTTCAGAAATACTACGATCCGCTGCACCCTGCCGTCTTGCTGTCTATCAATGGTTTGGTTCAGGCGACCCGCGAAAATAAAGTTGAACTTTGCGTCTGTGGGGAAATGGCAACCGATCCTGCCTGCTTGTTGGCTTTAATTGGCCTGGGAATTCATGAATTTTCCCTCTCAGCACCCTACATTCCGCGGTTAAAAAACTTTATCAACAGGGTCGATACGGTTGCCGCTGAACAACTGGTCCAATCCTTATTGTTAGAAGCAGACAGCAGCAGTATCCGCAAAGCTCTTGATGGCGCTATTCGAAATCTTCCTGTGACCGATTTCTCAGTCGTCAAACCTTCAATAGCAAACTAAAAAGCCGGGTCATTAAGACCCGGCTGCTATTTCATCAGCTTTGATTATTCGAAAACAACCAACAAATCCCCCTGCCCCACCTGGTCACCTTCACCAAAAATCAATTCCTTGATGACACCTGATTTTTTGGCCTTGATATTGGTCTCCATCTTCATAGCTTCAGTCACCAGTAAAACATCTCCTGCCGCAACCGTGTCACCAACATTCACCATCATCTTGAATATTTTCCCCGGCATCGGAGCACCGACCTCTTTGCTGTTATCGGGATCGGCCGAGACATGGCTCGTTTCATCCGTCACAGCAGAAAGATCTTTTATCGTGGTACTCCGGGGCTCACCGTTGAGTTCAAAATAGACATGACGCGTCCCATCTTCACGAACCCGGCCGATCGCATTCAGCTTAACAATCAAAGTCTTCCCGGCTTCGATATCTATTGTCACTTCATCTCCGATATCCAGACCATAGAAAAACACGGGTGTCGGCAAGACCGAGACATCGCTATATTCCTGGCGGAAGCGATCAAACTCTTCAAACACCCCGGGATACAAAACAGCTGACAGGACATCACGTTCGGAAACCTTATGCCCCAACTTCGTTTCAAGCTCATCTTTTTTCAGGACAAAATCAGCCGGTTCCAACAACTCACCCGGACGATGTGTCAGCGGCGGTTCCCCTTTGAGAATAATCTTCTGCAGTTTCTCGGGAAAGCCACCATAAGGTTGGCCAATCATCCCTTTAAAAAAGTCGACGACTCCTTGAGGAAAAACCAATTCATGCCCGCGATCGTAGATATCCTGAGGCTCAAGATTATTCTGCACCATGAACATTGCCATATCGCCGACAATCTTTGAAGAAGG contains:
- a CDS encoding PHP domain-containing protein; translated protein: METRYVDLHLHSTCSDGYYSPEEVVALAAKAGLLAIALADHDNIDGVDAAIRAGNEVGVEVIAAVELSSQWLEYTDMHLLGYGFDFQDPYLIRALSEFQEFRAIRNRQIVERVNLKLIDEQRQPLDPDAVRKLAGGTIGRPHIALALRQAGYVSSNDQAFERYLVPCNVPKRYFPADDAIKLIHGSGGIVVLAHPPYVTRDRRKLEALVGELVGLGLDGIEVYNNGSGLEDTDWLIKLARGHDLIVTGGSDFHGDSGSMIEVGRGVRGIRVPYSCVEEIKAALEKCTVKKIFCDVVWRSK
- a CDS encoding ABC transporter ATP-binding protein, with protein sequence MTTPPRLDVQNLQSFFFTQSGIIKAVNDISFSIAKGETLALVGESGCGKSMTALSLLRLLPDPGKIVRGAVFLDDRDLLRLPDIEMRRIRGNDIAMIFQEPMTSLNPVLRIGEQIAEVLRLHQGVTQQFALEQAAELLTQVGISDPVRRLRDYPHQLSGGQRQRVMIAIALACDPKLLIADEPTTALDVTIQAQIMDLLLELKQQRQMTMLLISHDLGIVAGNADKIAVMYAGQIVESGSVEKVFQNPLHPYTQGLLECIPRLGQRHNLPTIPGHIPDLKEQLSGCLFLDRCPGPCAPCGKQLPQIKEIEPDHAVRCWRY
- a CDS encoding oligopeptide/dipeptide ABC transporter ATP-binding protein yields the protein MSLLEVKNLRKSFRIRDSLGRTSGQLVAVNDISFSVKQGETLGLVGESGCGKSTAGKLILQLLQPDSGEVLFSGEELTGLSAKQMRPYRRHLQMIFQDPFSSLNPRMTVGAILREPLLIHRLAPPRQLRDRVIELLEKVGLSAEHEQRYPHEFSGGQRQRVGIARALAVEPQLIIADEPVSALDLSVQAQILNLLQKFQKEQGLSYIFIAHDLAVIEHVSDRIAVMYLGKIVELTNAEELYKNPRHPYTEALLNAVPTPDPGHPRPAALSGEIPSPVNPPGGCYFHPRCPYADTICRQQEPRLMEIGSDHLVACHHANQVGRYRFKR
- the ptsP gene encoding phosphoenolpyruvate--protein phosphotransferase; the protein is MTPIKRTKSDHSLGLSTLQDISTLILQSHDLNETIRNIVDLVALRAHSDVCSLYLLENDQETLTLKATKGLEQSAIGTISMKIGEGLTGKVAAEKRILAFEEPQKHPDYQYFAESGEEQFHTFVGIPLFDHNHSIGVLVIQTLEPHTFSEEELATLSTIAFQVASIVVNARLLDAIDRYGQQETTAPATVAEVAGAELQQPNTFRGHAAYPGVVTGPANIIDQQFGFSDIFDECNIDPPAELKRLDEALRKTRIQTLYLEKRVAEQLTQEDAAIFHTHLMILEDRGFIDRLHELIEEQHSAPYALKKVISGYLEAFGKMEDPYLRERAADMEDIGRRLLANLVGKNTEGLQLHHSGILVAKRLLPSDMAILDHSMILGMVIESNEANSHSVIMAKALGIPAIIGVKGAVSKIKPDDNLILDANSGCIYQNPEQTIIDEYARLGQEGLKEKKRLSELRNIPPVTRNGQRIYLRANIGLVSDVSVAKKHGAEGVGLYRTEFPYMARSSFPDRQDQYLLYKKVVEDFAGTPVTIRTLDIGGDKALPYFTQPDEDNPFMGWRSVRVSLDNREIFQTQIEAILMAAYHGPIRLLFPMISNMDEIRTCKVIVNEAMENLRKEKIPFAEDIPLGAMIEVPAAVRLAPHLAKEVDFFALGTNDLIQYLLAADRSNPRVQKYYDPLHPAVLLSINGLVQATRENKVELCVCGEMATDPACLLALIGLGIHEFSLSAPYIPRLKNFINRVDTVAAEQLVQSLLLEADSSSIRKALDGAIRNLPVTDFSVVKPSIAN